In Chlorocebus sabaeus isolate Y175 chromosome 5, mChlSab1.0.hap1, whole genome shotgun sequence, one genomic interval encodes:
- the ESRP2 gene encoding epithelial splicing regulatory protein 2 isoform X4, with product MTPPPPPPPGPDPGADPAADPCPCPGSLVVLFGATAGALGRDLGSDETDLILLVWQVVEPRSRQVGTLHKSLVRAEAAALSTQCREASGLSADSLARAEPLDKVLQQFSQLVNGDVALLGGGPYMLCTDGQQLLRQVLHPEASRKNLVLPDTFFSFYDLRREFHMQHPSTCPARDLTVATMAQDLGLETDATEDDFGVWEVKTMVAVILDLLKESSSQLFSKPEVIKQKYETGPCSKADVVDSETVVRARGLPWQSSDQDVARFFKGLNVARGGVALCLNAQGRRNGEALIRFVDSEQRDLALQRHKHHMGVRYIEVYKATGEEFVKIAGGTSLEVARFLSREDQVILRLRGLPFSAGPMDVLGFLGPECPVTGGAEGLLFVRHPDGRPTGDAFALFACEELAQAALRRHKGMLGKRYIELFRSTAAEVQQVLNRYASGPLLPTLTAPLLPIPFPLAPGTGRDCVRLRGLPYTATIEDILSFLGEAAADIRPHGVHMVLNQQGRPSGDAFIQMTSAERALATAQRCHKKVMKERYVEVVPCSTEEMSRVLMGGTLGRSGMSPPPCKLPCLSPPTYATFQATPTLIPTETAALYPSSALLPAARVPAAPTPVAYYPGPATQLYLNYTAYYPSYLLMTTPV from the exons ATGACtccgccgccgcccccgcccccaggCCCTGACCCTGGGGCCGACCCCGCCGCAGACCCCTGCCCCTGTCCCGGATCACTGGTCGTCCTGTTCGGGGCTACGGCGGGTGCGCTGGGACGGGACCTGGGCTCGGATGAGACCGACTTAATCCTCCTAGTCTGGCAAGTGGTTGAGCCGCGGAGCCGCCAG GTGGGGACGCTGCACAAATCTCTGGTTCGCGCCGAGGCGGCCGCACTGAGTACGCAATGCCGCGAGGCTAGCGGCCTGAGCGCCGACAGCCTGGCGCGGGCAGAGCCGCTGGACAAGGTGCTGCAGCAG TTCTCACAGCTGGTGAATGGGGATGTGGCTCTGCTGGGCGGAGGCCCGTACATGCTCTGCACTGATGGGCAGCAGCTATTGCGACAGGTCCTGCACCCTGAGGCCTCCAGGAAG AACCTGGTGCTCCCTGACACATTCTTCTCCTTCTACGACCTCCGAAGAGAGTTCCATATGCAACATCCAAGTACCTGCCCTGCCAGGGACCTCACTGTGGCCACCATGGCACAGG ATTTAGGACTGGAGACAGATGCCACAGAGGATGACTTTGGGGTCTGGGAAGTGAAGACAATGGTAGCTGTTATCCTCGATCTACTCAAAGAGTCCAGCA GTCAATTGTTTTCGAAGCCTGAGGTGATAAAGCAGAAATATGAGACGGGCCCTTG CAGCAAGGCAGATGTGGTGGACAGTGAGACTGTGGTACGGGCTCGTGGGTTGCCCTGGCAGTCATCAGACCAGGACGTGGCTCGATTCTTCAAAGGGCTCAACGTGGCcag GGGTGGTGTAGCACTCTGCCTCAACGCCCAGGGCCGCAGAAATGGTGAGGCCCTCATCCGCTTTGTGGACAGCGAGCAGCGGGACCTAGCGCTGCAGAGACACAAGCATCACATGGGCGTCCGCTATATTGAG GTGTATAAGGCGACAGGGGAGGAGTTTGTAAAGATCGCAGGGG GCACATCACTAGAGGTGGCTCGTTTCTTGTCACGGGAAGACCAAGTGATCCTGCGGCTGCGGGGACTGCCCTTCTCGGCTGGGCCAATGGATGTGCTAGGCTTCCTGGGGCCAGAGTGCCCAGTGACTGGGGGTGCTGAGGGGCTGCTCTTTGTGCGCCACCCTGACGGCCGGCCGACTGGTGATGCCTTCGCCCTCTTTGCTTGTGAGGAGCTGGCACAGGCTGCACTGCGCAGGCACAAGGGCATGCTGGGTAAGCGATACATTGAACTCTTCCGGAGCACTGCAGCCGAGGTGCAGCAG GTCTTGAACCGCTATGCATCTGGCCCACTCCTTCCCACACTGACTGCCCCACTGCTGCCCATCCCCTTCCCACTGGCACCTGGGACTGGGAGGGACTGTGTACGCCTCCGAGGCCTGCCCTACACAGCCACCATTGAAGACATCCTGAGCTTTCTGGGGGAGGCAGCAGCTGACATCCGGCCCCATGGTGTGCACATGGTGCTCAACCAGCAG GGCCGGCCATCGGGCGATGCCTTCATCCAGATGACATCAGCAGAGCGAGCCCTAGCTACTGCTCAGCGTTGCCATAAGAAGGTGATGAAGGAACGCTACGTGGAGGTGGTCCCCTGTTCCACAGAGGAGATGAGCCGTGTGCTGATGGGGGGCACCTTGGGCCGCAGTGGCATGTCCCCTCCGCCCTGCAAGCTGCCCT GCCTCTCACCACCTACCTACGCCACCTTCCAAGCCACCCCAACACTCATTCCCACGGAGACGGCAGCTCTATACCCCTCTTCAGCACTGCTCCCAGCTGCCAGGGTAcctgctgcccccacccctgTTGCCTACTATCCAGGGCCAGCCACTCAACTCTACCTGAACTACACAGCCTACTACCCAAG CTACCTGCTGATGACTACACCAGTCTGA
- the ESRP2 gene encoding epithelial splicing regulatory protein 2 isoform X7, with product MTPPPPPPPGPDPGADPAADPCPCPGSLVVLFGATAGALGRDLGSDETDLILLVWQVVEPRSRQVGTLHKSLVRAEAAALSTQCREASGLSADSLARAEPLDKVLQQFSQLVNGDVALLGGGPYMLCTDGQQLLRQVLHPEASRKNLVLPDTFFSFYDLRREFHMQHPSTCPARDLTVATMAQDLGLETDATEDDFGVWEVKTMVAVILDLLKESSSQLFSKPEVIKQKYETGPCSDSNVPCPYSSKADVVDSETVVRARGLPWQSSDQDVARFFKGLNVARGGVALCLNAQGRRNGEALIRFVDSEQRDLALQRHKHHMGVRYIEVYKATGEEFVKIAGGTSLEVARFLSREDQVILRLRGLPFSAGPMDVLGFLGPECPVTGGAEGLLFVRHPDGRPTGDAFALFACEELAQAALRRHKGMLGKRYIELFRSTAAEVQQVLNRYASGPLLPTLTAPLLPIPFPLAPGTGRDCVRLRGLPYTATIEDILSFLGEAAADIRPHGVHMVLNQQGRPSGDAFIQMTSAERALATAQRCHKKVMKERYVEVVPCSTEEMSRVLMGGTLGRSGMSPPPCKLPCLSPPTYATFQATPTLIPTETAALYPSSALLPAARVPAAPTPVAYYPGPATQLYLNYTAYYPSPPVSPTTVGYLTTPTAALASAPTSVLSQPGALVRMQGIPYTAGMKDLLSVFQAYQLPADDYTSLMPVGDPPRTVLQAPKEWVCL from the exons ATGACtccgccgccgcccccgcccccaggCCCTGACCCTGGGGCCGACCCCGCCGCAGACCCCTGCCCCTGTCCCGGATCACTGGTCGTCCTGTTCGGGGCTACGGCGGGTGCGCTGGGACGGGACCTGGGCTCGGATGAGACCGACTTAATCCTCCTAGTCTGGCAAGTGGTTGAGCCGCGGAGCCGCCAG GTGGGGACGCTGCACAAATCTCTGGTTCGCGCCGAGGCGGCCGCACTGAGTACGCAATGCCGCGAGGCTAGCGGCCTGAGCGCCGACAGCCTGGCGCGGGCAGAGCCGCTGGACAAGGTGCTGCAGCAG TTCTCACAGCTGGTGAATGGGGATGTGGCTCTGCTGGGCGGAGGCCCGTACATGCTCTGCACTGATGGGCAGCAGCTATTGCGACAGGTCCTGCACCCTGAGGCCTCCAGGAAG AACCTGGTGCTCCCTGACACATTCTTCTCCTTCTACGACCTCCGAAGAGAGTTCCATATGCAACATCCAAGTACCTGCCCTGCCAGGGACCTCACTGTGGCCACCATGGCACAGG ATTTAGGACTGGAGACAGATGCCACAGAGGATGACTTTGGGGTCTGGGAAGTGAAGACAATGGTAGCTGTTATCCTCGATCTACTCAAAGAGTCCAGCA GTCAATTGTTTTCGAAGCCTGAGGTGATAAAGCAGAAATATGAGACGGGCCCTTG CTCTGACAGCAATGTGCCCTGCCCCTACAGCAGCAAGGCAGATGTGGTGGACAGTGAGACTGTGGTACGGGCTCGTGGGTTGCCCTGGCAGTCATCAGACCAGGACGTGGCTCGATTCTTCAAAGGGCTCAACGTGGCcag GGGTGGTGTAGCACTCTGCCTCAACGCCCAGGGCCGCAGAAATGGTGAGGCCCTCATCCGCTTTGTGGACAGCGAGCAGCGGGACCTAGCGCTGCAGAGACACAAGCATCACATGGGCGTCCGCTATATTGAG GTGTATAAGGCGACAGGGGAGGAGTTTGTAAAGATCGCAGGGG GCACATCACTAGAGGTGGCTCGTTTCTTGTCACGGGAAGACCAAGTGATCCTGCGGCTGCGGGGACTGCCCTTCTCGGCTGGGCCAATGGATGTGCTAGGCTTCCTGGGGCCAGAGTGCCCAGTGACTGGGGGTGCTGAGGGGCTGCTCTTTGTGCGCCACCCTGACGGCCGGCCGACTGGTGATGCCTTCGCCCTCTTTGCTTGTGAGGAGCTGGCACAGGCTGCACTGCGCAGGCACAAGGGCATGCTGGGTAAGCGATACATTGAACTCTTCCGGAGCACTGCAGCCGAGGTGCAGCAG GTCTTGAACCGCTATGCATCTGGCCCACTCCTTCCCACACTGACTGCCCCACTGCTGCCCATCCCCTTCCCACTGGCACCTGGGACTGGGAGGGACTGTGTACGCCTCCGAGGCCTGCCCTACACAGCCACCATTGAAGACATCCTGAGCTTTCTGGGGGAGGCAGCAGCTGACATCCGGCCCCATGGTGTGCACATGGTGCTCAACCAGCAG GGCCGGCCATCGGGCGATGCCTTCATCCAGATGACATCAGCAGAGCGAGCCCTAGCTACTGCTCAGCGTTGCCATAAGAAGGTGATGAAGGAACGCTACGTGGAGGTGGTCCCCTGTTCCACAGAGGAGATGAGCCGTGTGCTGATGGGGGGCACCTTGGGCCGCAGTGGCATGTCCCCTCCGCCCTGCAAGCTGCCCT GCCTCTCACCACCTACCTACGCCACCTTCCAAGCCACCCCAACACTCATTCCCACGGAGACGGCAGCTCTATACCCCTCTTCAGCACTGCTCCCAGCTGCCAGGGTAcctgctgcccccacccctgTTGCCTACTATCCAGGGCCAGCCACTCAACTCTACCTGAACTACACAGCCTACTACCCAAG CCCCCCAGTCTCCCCCACCACTGTGGGCTACCTCACCACACCCACTGCTGCCCTGGCCTCTGCTCCCACCTCAGTGTTGTCCCAGCCAGGAGCTTTGGTCCGCATGCAGGGTATCCCATACACAGCTGGTATGAAGGATCTGCTTAGCGTCTTCCAGGCCTACCAG CTACCTGCTGATGACTACACCAGTCTGATGCCTGTTGGTGACCCACCTCGCACTGTGTTACAAGCCCCCAAGGAATGGGTGTGTTTGTAG
- the ESRP2 gene encoding epithelial splicing regulatory protein 2 isoform X1, which produces MTPPPPPPPGPDPGADPAADPCPCPGSLVVLFGATAGALGRDLGSDETDLILLVWQVVEPRSRQVGTLHKSLVRAEAAALSTQCREASGLSADSLARAEPLDKVLQQFSQLVNGDVALLGGGPYMLCTDGQQLLRQVLHPEASRKNLVLPDTFFSFYDLRREFHMQHPSTCPARDLTVATMAQDLGLETDATEDDFGVWEVKTMVAVILDLLKESSSQLFSKPEVIKQKYETGPCSKADVVDSETVVRARGLPWQSSDQDVARFFKGLNVARGGVALCLNAQGRRNGEALIRFVDSEQRDLALQRHKHHMGVRYIEVYKATGEEFVKIAGGTSLEVARFLSREDQVILRLRGLPFSAGPMDVLGFLGPECPVTGGAEGLLFVRHPDGRPTGDAFALFACEELAQAALRRHKGMLGKRYIELFRSTAAEVQQVLNRYASGPLLPTLTAPLLPIPFPLAPGTGRDCVRLRGLPYTATIEDILSFLGEAAADIRPHGVHMVLNQQGRPSGDAFIQMTSAERALATAQRCHKKVMKERYVEVVPCSTEEMSRVLMGGTLGRSGMSPPPCKLPCLSPPTYATFQATPTLIPTETAALYPSSALLPAARVPAAPTPVAYYPGPATQLYLNYTAYYPSPPVSPTTVGYLTTPTAALASAPTSVLSQPGALVRMQGIPYTAGMKDLLSVFQAYQLPADDYTSLMPVGDPPRTVLQAPKEWVCL; this is translated from the exons ATGACtccgccgccgcccccgcccccaggCCCTGACCCTGGGGCCGACCCCGCCGCAGACCCCTGCCCCTGTCCCGGATCACTGGTCGTCCTGTTCGGGGCTACGGCGGGTGCGCTGGGACGGGACCTGGGCTCGGATGAGACCGACTTAATCCTCCTAGTCTGGCAAGTGGTTGAGCCGCGGAGCCGCCAG GTGGGGACGCTGCACAAATCTCTGGTTCGCGCCGAGGCGGCCGCACTGAGTACGCAATGCCGCGAGGCTAGCGGCCTGAGCGCCGACAGCCTGGCGCGGGCAGAGCCGCTGGACAAGGTGCTGCAGCAG TTCTCACAGCTGGTGAATGGGGATGTGGCTCTGCTGGGCGGAGGCCCGTACATGCTCTGCACTGATGGGCAGCAGCTATTGCGACAGGTCCTGCACCCTGAGGCCTCCAGGAAG AACCTGGTGCTCCCTGACACATTCTTCTCCTTCTACGACCTCCGAAGAGAGTTCCATATGCAACATCCAAGTACCTGCCCTGCCAGGGACCTCACTGTGGCCACCATGGCACAGG ATTTAGGACTGGAGACAGATGCCACAGAGGATGACTTTGGGGTCTGGGAAGTGAAGACAATGGTAGCTGTTATCCTCGATCTACTCAAAGAGTCCAGCA GTCAATTGTTTTCGAAGCCTGAGGTGATAAAGCAGAAATATGAGACGGGCCCTTG CAGCAAGGCAGATGTGGTGGACAGTGAGACTGTGGTACGGGCTCGTGGGTTGCCCTGGCAGTCATCAGACCAGGACGTGGCTCGATTCTTCAAAGGGCTCAACGTGGCcag GGGTGGTGTAGCACTCTGCCTCAACGCCCAGGGCCGCAGAAATGGTGAGGCCCTCATCCGCTTTGTGGACAGCGAGCAGCGGGACCTAGCGCTGCAGAGACACAAGCATCACATGGGCGTCCGCTATATTGAG GTGTATAAGGCGACAGGGGAGGAGTTTGTAAAGATCGCAGGGG GCACATCACTAGAGGTGGCTCGTTTCTTGTCACGGGAAGACCAAGTGATCCTGCGGCTGCGGGGACTGCCCTTCTCGGCTGGGCCAATGGATGTGCTAGGCTTCCTGGGGCCAGAGTGCCCAGTGACTGGGGGTGCTGAGGGGCTGCTCTTTGTGCGCCACCCTGACGGCCGGCCGACTGGTGATGCCTTCGCCCTCTTTGCTTGTGAGGAGCTGGCACAGGCTGCACTGCGCAGGCACAAGGGCATGCTGGGTAAGCGATACATTGAACTCTTCCGGAGCACTGCAGCCGAGGTGCAGCAG GTCTTGAACCGCTATGCATCTGGCCCACTCCTTCCCACACTGACTGCCCCACTGCTGCCCATCCCCTTCCCACTGGCACCTGGGACTGGGAGGGACTGTGTACGCCTCCGAGGCCTGCCCTACACAGCCACCATTGAAGACATCCTGAGCTTTCTGGGGGAGGCAGCAGCTGACATCCGGCCCCATGGTGTGCACATGGTGCTCAACCAGCAG GGCCGGCCATCGGGCGATGCCTTCATCCAGATGACATCAGCAGAGCGAGCCCTAGCTACTGCTCAGCGTTGCCATAAGAAGGTGATGAAGGAACGCTACGTGGAGGTGGTCCCCTGTTCCACAGAGGAGATGAGCCGTGTGCTGATGGGGGGCACCTTGGGCCGCAGTGGCATGTCCCCTCCGCCCTGCAAGCTGCCCT GCCTCTCACCACCTACCTACGCCACCTTCCAAGCCACCCCAACACTCATTCCCACGGAGACGGCAGCTCTATACCCCTCTTCAGCACTGCTCCCAGCTGCCAGGGTAcctgctgcccccacccctgTTGCCTACTATCCAGGGCCAGCCACTCAACTCTACCTGAACTACACAGCCTACTACCCAAG CCCCCCAGTCTCCCCCACCACTGTGGGCTACCTCACCACACCCACTGCTGCCCTGGCCTCTGCTCCCACCTCAGTGTTGTCCCAGCCAGGAGCTTTGGTCCGCATGCAGGGTATCCCATACACAGCTGGTATGAAGGATCTGCTTAGCGTCTTCCAGGCCTACCAG CTACCTGCTGATGACTACACCAGTCTGATGCCTGTTGGTGACCCACCTCGCACTGTGTTACAAGCCCCCAAGGAATGGGTGTGTTTGTAG
- the ESRP2 gene encoding epithelial splicing regulatory protein 2 isoform X2 gives MTPPPPPPPGPDPGADPAADPCPCPGSLVVLFGATAGALGRDLGSDETDLILLVWQVVEPRSRQVGTLHKSLVRAEAAALSTQCREASGLSADSLARAEPLDKVLQQFSQLVNGDVALLGGGPYMLCTDGQQLLRQVLHPEASRKNLVLPDTFFSFYDLRREFHMQHPSTCPARDLTVATMAQDLGLETDATEDDFGVWEVKTMVAVILDLLKESSSQLFSKPEVIKQKYETGPCKADVVDSETVVRARGLPWQSSDQDVARFFKGLNVARGGVALCLNAQGRRNGEALIRFVDSEQRDLALQRHKHHMGVRYIEVYKATGEEFVKIAGGTSLEVARFLSREDQVILRLRGLPFSAGPMDVLGFLGPECPVTGGAEGLLFVRHPDGRPTGDAFALFACEELAQAALRRHKGMLGKRYIELFRSTAAEVQQVLNRYASGPLLPTLTAPLLPIPFPLAPGTGRDCVRLRGLPYTATIEDILSFLGEAAADIRPHGVHMVLNQQGRPSGDAFIQMTSAERALATAQRCHKKVMKERYVEVVPCSTEEMSRVLMGGTLGRSGMSPPPCKLPCLSPPTYATFQATPTLIPTETAALYPSSALLPAARVPAAPTPVAYYPGPATQLYLNYTAYYPSPPVSPTTVGYLTTPTAALASAPTSVLSQPGALVRMQGIPYTAGMKDLLSVFQAYQLPADDYTSLMPVGDPPRTVLQAPKEWVCL, from the exons ATGACtccgccgccgcccccgcccccaggCCCTGACCCTGGGGCCGACCCCGCCGCAGACCCCTGCCCCTGTCCCGGATCACTGGTCGTCCTGTTCGGGGCTACGGCGGGTGCGCTGGGACGGGACCTGGGCTCGGATGAGACCGACTTAATCCTCCTAGTCTGGCAAGTGGTTGAGCCGCGGAGCCGCCAG GTGGGGACGCTGCACAAATCTCTGGTTCGCGCCGAGGCGGCCGCACTGAGTACGCAATGCCGCGAGGCTAGCGGCCTGAGCGCCGACAGCCTGGCGCGGGCAGAGCCGCTGGACAAGGTGCTGCAGCAG TTCTCACAGCTGGTGAATGGGGATGTGGCTCTGCTGGGCGGAGGCCCGTACATGCTCTGCACTGATGGGCAGCAGCTATTGCGACAGGTCCTGCACCCTGAGGCCTCCAGGAAG AACCTGGTGCTCCCTGACACATTCTTCTCCTTCTACGACCTCCGAAGAGAGTTCCATATGCAACATCCAAGTACCTGCCCTGCCAGGGACCTCACTGTGGCCACCATGGCACAGG ATTTAGGACTGGAGACAGATGCCACAGAGGATGACTTTGGGGTCTGGGAAGTGAAGACAATGGTAGCTGTTATCCTCGATCTACTCAAAGAGTCCAGCA GTCAATTGTTTTCGAAGCCTGAGGTGATAAAGCAGAAATATGAGACGGGCCCTTG CAAGGCAGATGTGGTGGACAGTGAGACTGTGGTACGGGCTCGTGGGTTGCCCTGGCAGTCATCAGACCAGGACGTGGCTCGATTCTTCAAAGGGCTCAACGTGGCcag GGGTGGTGTAGCACTCTGCCTCAACGCCCAGGGCCGCAGAAATGGTGAGGCCCTCATCCGCTTTGTGGACAGCGAGCAGCGGGACCTAGCGCTGCAGAGACACAAGCATCACATGGGCGTCCGCTATATTGAG GTGTATAAGGCGACAGGGGAGGAGTTTGTAAAGATCGCAGGGG GCACATCACTAGAGGTGGCTCGTTTCTTGTCACGGGAAGACCAAGTGATCCTGCGGCTGCGGGGACTGCCCTTCTCGGCTGGGCCAATGGATGTGCTAGGCTTCCTGGGGCCAGAGTGCCCAGTGACTGGGGGTGCTGAGGGGCTGCTCTTTGTGCGCCACCCTGACGGCCGGCCGACTGGTGATGCCTTCGCCCTCTTTGCTTGTGAGGAGCTGGCACAGGCTGCACTGCGCAGGCACAAGGGCATGCTGGGTAAGCGATACATTGAACTCTTCCGGAGCACTGCAGCCGAGGTGCAGCAG GTCTTGAACCGCTATGCATCTGGCCCACTCCTTCCCACACTGACTGCCCCACTGCTGCCCATCCCCTTCCCACTGGCACCTGGGACTGGGAGGGACTGTGTACGCCTCCGAGGCCTGCCCTACACAGCCACCATTGAAGACATCCTGAGCTTTCTGGGGGAGGCAGCAGCTGACATCCGGCCCCATGGTGTGCACATGGTGCTCAACCAGCAG GGCCGGCCATCGGGCGATGCCTTCATCCAGATGACATCAGCAGAGCGAGCCCTAGCTACTGCTCAGCGTTGCCATAAGAAGGTGATGAAGGAACGCTACGTGGAGGTGGTCCCCTGTTCCACAGAGGAGATGAGCCGTGTGCTGATGGGGGGCACCTTGGGCCGCAGTGGCATGTCCCCTCCGCCCTGCAAGCTGCCCT GCCTCTCACCACCTACCTACGCCACCTTCCAAGCCACCCCAACACTCATTCCCACGGAGACGGCAGCTCTATACCCCTCTTCAGCACTGCTCCCAGCTGCCAGGGTAcctgctgcccccacccctgTTGCCTACTATCCAGGGCCAGCCACTCAACTCTACCTGAACTACACAGCCTACTACCCAAG CCCCCCAGTCTCCCCCACCACTGTGGGCTACCTCACCACACCCACTGCTGCCCTGGCCTCTGCTCCCACCTCAGTGTTGTCCCAGCCAGGAGCTTTGGTCCGCATGCAGGGTATCCCATACACAGCTGGTATGAAGGATCTGCTTAGCGTCTTCCAGGCCTACCAG CTACCTGCTGATGACTACACCAGTCTGATGCCTGTTGGTGACCCACCTCGCACTGTGTTACAAGCCCCCAAGGAATGGGTGTGTTTGTAG
- the ESRP2 gene encoding epithelial splicing regulatory protein 2 isoform X6: MTPPPPPPPGPDPGADPAADPCPCPGSLVVLFGATAGALGRDLGSDETDLILLVWQVVEPRSRQVGTLHKSLVRAEAAALSTQCREASGLSADSLARAEPLDKVLQQFSQLVNGDVALLGGGPYMLCTDGQQLLRQVLHPEASRKNLVLPDTFFSFYDLRREFHMQHPSTCPARDLTVATMAQDLGLETDATEDDFGVWEVKTMVAVILDLLKESSSQLFSKPEVIKQKYETGPCSKADVVDSETVVRARGLPWQSSDQDVARFFKGLNVARGGVALCLNAQGRRNGEALIRFVDSEQRDLALQRHKHHMGVRYIEVYKATGEEFVKIAGGTSLEVARFLSREDQVILRLRGLPFSAGPMDVLGFLGPECPVTGGAEGLLFVRHPDGRPTGDAFALFACEELAQAALRRHKGMLGKRYIELFRSTAAEVQQVLNRYASGPLLPTLTAPLLPIPFPLAPGTGRDCVRLRGLPYTATIEDILSFLGEAAADIRPHGVHMVLNQQGRPSGDAFIQMTSAERALATAQRCHKKVMKERYVEVVPCSTEEMSRVLMGGTLGRSGMSPPPCKLPSTC, from the exons ATGACtccgccgccgcccccgcccccaggCCCTGACCCTGGGGCCGACCCCGCCGCAGACCCCTGCCCCTGTCCCGGATCACTGGTCGTCCTGTTCGGGGCTACGGCGGGTGCGCTGGGACGGGACCTGGGCTCGGATGAGACCGACTTAATCCTCCTAGTCTGGCAAGTGGTTGAGCCGCGGAGCCGCCAG GTGGGGACGCTGCACAAATCTCTGGTTCGCGCCGAGGCGGCCGCACTGAGTACGCAATGCCGCGAGGCTAGCGGCCTGAGCGCCGACAGCCTGGCGCGGGCAGAGCCGCTGGACAAGGTGCTGCAGCAG TTCTCACAGCTGGTGAATGGGGATGTGGCTCTGCTGGGCGGAGGCCCGTACATGCTCTGCACTGATGGGCAGCAGCTATTGCGACAGGTCCTGCACCCTGAGGCCTCCAGGAAG AACCTGGTGCTCCCTGACACATTCTTCTCCTTCTACGACCTCCGAAGAGAGTTCCATATGCAACATCCAAGTACCTGCCCTGCCAGGGACCTCACTGTGGCCACCATGGCACAGG ATTTAGGACTGGAGACAGATGCCACAGAGGATGACTTTGGGGTCTGGGAAGTGAAGACAATGGTAGCTGTTATCCTCGATCTACTCAAAGAGTCCAGCA GTCAATTGTTTTCGAAGCCTGAGGTGATAAAGCAGAAATATGAGACGGGCCCTTG CAGCAAGGCAGATGTGGTGGACAGTGAGACTGTGGTACGGGCTCGTGGGTTGCCCTGGCAGTCATCAGACCAGGACGTGGCTCGATTCTTCAAAGGGCTCAACGTGGCcag GGGTGGTGTAGCACTCTGCCTCAACGCCCAGGGCCGCAGAAATGGTGAGGCCCTCATCCGCTTTGTGGACAGCGAGCAGCGGGACCTAGCGCTGCAGAGACACAAGCATCACATGGGCGTCCGCTATATTGAG GTGTATAAGGCGACAGGGGAGGAGTTTGTAAAGATCGCAGGGG GCACATCACTAGAGGTGGCTCGTTTCTTGTCACGGGAAGACCAAGTGATCCTGCGGCTGCGGGGACTGCCCTTCTCGGCTGGGCCAATGGATGTGCTAGGCTTCCTGGGGCCAGAGTGCCCAGTGACTGGGGGTGCTGAGGGGCTGCTCTTTGTGCGCCACCCTGACGGCCGGCCGACTGGTGATGCCTTCGCCCTCTTTGCTTGTGAGGAGCTGGCACAGGCTGCACTGCGCAGGCACAAGGGCATGCTGGGTAAGCGATACATTGAACTCTTCCGGAGCACTGCAGCCGAGGTGCAGCAG GTCTTGAACCGCTATGCATCTGGCCCACTCCTTCCCACACTGACTGCCCCACTGCTGCCCATCCCCTTCCCACTGGCACCTGGGACTGGGAGGGACTGTGTACGCCTCCGAGGCCTGCCCTACACAGCCACCATTGAAGACATCCTGAGCTTTCTGGGGGAGGCAGCAGCTGACATCCGGCCCCATGGTGTGCACATGGTGCTCAACCAGCAG GGCCGGCCATCGGGCGATGCCTTCATCCAGATGACATCAGCAGAGCGAGCCCTAGCTACTGCTCAGCGTTGCCATAAGAAGGTGATGAAGGAACGCTACGTGGAGGTGGTCCCCTGTTCCACAGAGGAGATGAGCCGTGTGCTGATGGGGGGCACCTTGGGCCGCAGTGGCATGTCCCCTCCGCCCTGCAAGCTGCCCT CTACCTGCTGA